In Bactrocera oleae isolate idBacOlea1 chromosome 3, idBacOlea1, whole genome shotgun sequence, a genomic segment contains:
- the mtsh gene encoding protein mitoshell isoform X2 has product MNEQQQIRVVKRQQHIIDSLSQQPQHTLIGGTTVCAGASVTTASVSTPIALTLQHQQQMERLRLANMMNQEMHALWPYGTATFLSPMLPAPNMALPYALAGTLPYAAVPIYPAAAAAAAAGMQQSMPNAPQQCNNISPISAANTLPGSGTSSASTSSATSSSGVPTLRSQTNDSNKINIQIGLQCVSQNSPLNFNSMNEINASLAKVNLLNFCGGVPEKENKETSSLRSSPILLSSDDLNNSTGICNGNAIGSGAGGDATNATNSPGSGGSCTVTLSQAKFNELTRLALRGSEIAEKLAYTHRNRPCFKKIDSLCARMKQDLIRPDGVLPNINSQGIAWAVKDFIFVFTRVINAWIIIKGYVYNTPEGLNKVKSALSPDFAASFAAWQDTTMDFVENLIKSFVNLDNLVQSQKNVYQNSENNGTRAAPSTTPIKLLQPVNSLIDDSFDFLNTSTEKSTQNALNKNYLYTMVEDSEGSQRQATVNGTYFKTGTYNPIKKDALLVDQINNVTTSVTSTSATSTATQHLLANNNTLEQYFDEQISEFWPPATDVDTAAAAEYLKIKEKIPPNWLSYDIRVLEQNLTEFSNDYDPNAPPRPLGKDLIDKLNVMIERLMSMKHAELFFKLQFTKSYFPEFMAKHKHDFMDVRSIILKCQVGGYQHIFEVVHDVKKIMHTGKEYLKFNVDSKLQKSISAFESEFNKLLSEPPFENYQFEHITGEPKEMLYNCRNK; this is encoded by the exons atgaacGAACAGCAGCAAATACGAGTAGTAAAAAGACAGC AACATATCATCGATTCGCTGTCGCAGCAGCCACAGCATACGCTTATCGGCGGAACAACAGTGTGCGCAGGAGCGTCTGTAACTACAGCATCTGTATCAACACCAATTGCATTAACACTACAACATCAGCAGCAAATGGAGAGATTACGTTTAGCTAATATGATGAATCAAG agATGCATGCATTATGGCCATACGGAACAGCTACATTCCTGTCACCTATGCTACCTGCGCCTAATATGGCATTACCATACGCACTAGCTGGCACCTTACCGTATGCAGCTGTGCCAATATATCCAGCGGCAGCGGCTGCGGCTGCGGCCGGAATGCAACAAAGTATGCCGAATGCACCACAGCAATGTAACAATATATCACCAATATCGGCAGCCAATACACTTCCTGGTTCTGGCACGTCCTCTGCGTCCACTAGTAGTGCTACGTCTTCCAGCGGTGTTCCTACGCTGCGTTCTCAAACGAATGattcaaacaaaattaatatacaaattggcTTGCAATGTGTTAGTCAGAATTCGCCACTAAATTTCAATTCCATGAATGAGATCAATGCGTCTTTAGCTAAAGTGAATTTGCTGAATTTTTGTGGTGGTGTACCAGAGAAGGAGAACAAAG AGACCTCTTCATTGCGTAGTTCACCGATATTGTTAAGTTCCGA tgACCTCAACAACAGCACCGGTATATGCAATGGTAATGCAATTGGCAGTGGCGCCGGCGGTGATGCCACTAATGCAACCAATTCGCCTGGCAGTGGTGGCAGCTGCACCGTAACACTTTCGCAAGCAAAATTTAATGAGCTAACACGACTAGCACTGCGTGGTAGTGAAATTGCTGAAAAACTTGCATATACGCATCGTAATCGGCCATGTTTCAAAAAGATCGATAGTCTCTGTGCGCGCATGAAACAGGATCTGATACGTCCAGATGGCGTTTTACCCAATATAAATTCACAGGGTATAGCTTGGGCCGTAAAggactttatttttgttttcacacGTGTCATCAATGCTTGGATTATTATCAAGGGTTACGTCTATAATACACCGGAAGGACTTAACAAAGTGAAGTCTGCCTTAAGCCCCGATTTTGCAGCTAGTTTTGCAGCCTGGCAGGATACCACAATGGATTTTGTAGAGAATCTTATAAAATCATTTGTAAATCTCGACAATTTGGTGCAATCGCAGAAGAATGTATATCAGAATTCCGAAAATAATGGCACACGTGCAGCGCCTAGCACAACGCCTATTAAATTATTACAACCAGTTAATTCACTGATTGATGATTCGTTCGATTTTCTAAATACATCTACCGAAAAATCAACACAAAATGCgctgaataaaaattatctttacACAATGGTCGAAGACTCTGAGGGTAGTCAACGTCAGGCCACTGTAAATGGCACATATTTTAAAACGGGCACATACAATCCCATCAAAAAGGATGCTTTGCTTGTCGACCAAATAAACAATGTGACTACAAGTGTGACTAGCACATCCGCTACAAGCACGGCGACACAGCACTTGCTGGCTAACAATAATACGCTCGAACAGTATTTCGATGAACAAATTTCCGAATTTTGGCCACCAGCCACCGATGTGGATACTGCAGCAGCTGCTgagtatttgaaaattaaagaaaaaataccaCCAAATTGGTTAAGTTATGATATACGTGTGCTCGAGCAAAATTTAACGGAATTTTCTAACGATTACGATCCAAATGCACCGCCGCGTCCGTTGGGTAAGGATCTCATCGATAAATTGAATGTGATGATTGAGCGTCTGATGTCAATGAAACATGCAGAAttgtttttcaaattacaaTTTACCAAAAGTTAT TTCCCTGAATTCATGGCAAAGCATAAACACGATTTTATGGATGTACGCTCCATAATACTCAAGTGTCAAGTGGGTGGTTACCAGCATATTTTCGAAGTTGTACACGATGTTAAGAAAATAATGCACACTGGCAAGGAATATTTAAAG TTTAATGTCGACAGCAAATTGCAGAAATCAATTAGTGCGTTTGAAAGCGAATTCAATAAATTACTTAGTGAACCACCTTTTGAGAATTATCAATTCGAGCATATTACCGGTGAACCCAAAGAGATGCTCTACAACTGTCGCAATAAATAG
- the mtsh gene encoding protein mitoshell isoform X1 yields MNEQQQIRVVKRQPRKILGINSLESNALPVDLSGTNIVLAGANCTATLPVTLQPTEHIIDSLSQQPQHTLIGGTTVCAGASVTTASVSTPIALTLQHQQQMERLRLANMMNQEMHALWPYGTATFLSPMLPAPNMALPYALAGTLPYAAVPIYPAAAAAAAAGMQQSMPNAPQQCNNISPISAANTLPGSGTSSASTSSATSSSGVPTLRSQTNDSNKINIQIGLQCVSQNSPLNFNSMNEINASLAKVNLLNFCGGVPEKENKETSSLRSSPILLSSDDLNNSTGICNGNAIGSGAGGDATNATNSPGSGGSCTVTLSQAKFNELTRLALRGSEIAEKLAYTHRNRPCFKKIDSLCARMKQDLIRPDGVLPNINSQGIAWAVKDFIFVFTRVINAWIIIKGYVYNTPEGLNKVKSALSPDFAASFAAWQDTTMDFVENLIKSFVNLDNLVQSQKNVYQNSENNGTRAAPSTTPIKLLQPVNSLIDDSFDFLNTSTEKSTQNALNKNYLYTMVEDSEGSQRQATVNGTYFKTGTYNPIKKDALLVDQINNVTTSVTSTSATSTATQHLLANNNTLEQYFDEQISEFWPPATDVDTAAAAEYLKIKEKIPPNWLSYDIRVLEQNLTEFSNDYDPNAPPRPLGKDLIDKLNVMIERLMSMKHAELFFKLQFTKSYFPEFMAKHKHDFMDVRSIILKCQVGGYQHIFEVVHDVKKIMHTGKEYLKFNVDSKLQKSISAFESEFNKLLSEPPFENYQFEHITGEPKEMLYNCRNK; encoded by the exons atgaacGAACAGCAGCAAATACGAGTAGTAAAAAGACAGC CACGTAAGATTTTGGGCATCAATTCGCTCGAATCAAATGCACTTCCGGTAGATTTGTCTGGAACAAATATCGTATTGGCAGGAGCAAATTGCACTGCTACTTTACCAGTAACACTACAACCTACAGAACATATCATCGATTCGCTGTCGCAGCAGCCACAGCATACGCTTATCGGCGGAACAACAGTGTGCGCAGGAGCGTCTGTAACTACAGCATCTGTATCAACACCAATTGCATTAACACTACAACATCAGCAGCAAATGGAGAGATTACGTTTAGCTAATATGATGAATCAAG agATGCATGCATTATGGCCATACGGAACAGCTACATTCCTGTCACCTATGCTACCTGCGCCTAATATGGCATTACCATACGCACTAGCTGGCACCTTACCGTATGCAGCTGTGCCAATATATCCAGCGGCAGCGGCTGCGGCTGCGGCCGGAATGCAACAAAGTATGCCGAATGCACCACAGCAATGTAACAATATATCACCAATATCGGCAGCCAATACACTTCCTGGTTCTGGCACGTCCTCTGCGTCCACTAGTAGTGCTACGTCTTCCAGCGGTGTTCCTACGCTGCGTTCTCAAACGAATGattcaaacaaaattaatatacaaattggcTTGCAATGTGTTAGTCAGAATTCGCCACTAAATTTCAATTCCATGAATGAGATCAATGCGTCTTTAGCTAAAGTGAATTTGCTGAATTTTTGTGGTGGTGTACCAGAGAAGGAGAACAAAG AGACCTCTTCATTGCGTAGTTCACCGATATTGTTAAGTTCCGA tgACCTCAACAACAGCACCGGTATATGCAATGGTAATGCAATTGGCAGTGGCGCCGGCGGTGATGCCACTAATGCAACCAATTCGCCTGGCAGTGGTGGCAGCTGCACCGTAACACTTTCGCAAGCAAAATTTAATGAGCTAACACGACTAGCACTGCGTGGTAGTGAAATTGCTGAAAAACTTGCATATACGCATCGTAATCGGCCATGTTTCAAAAAGATCGATAGTCTCTGTGCGCGCATGAAACAGGATCTGATACGTCCAGATGGCGTTTTACCCAATATAAATTCACAGGGTATAGCTTGGGCCGTAAAggactttatttttgttttcacacGTGTCATCAATGCTTGGATTATTATCAAGGGTTACGTCTATAATACACCGGAAGGACTTAACAAAGTGAAGTCTGCCTTAAGCCCCGATTTTGCAGCTAGTTTTGCAGCCTGGCAGGATACCACAATGGATTTTGTAGAGAATCTTATAAAATCATTTGTAAATCTCGACAATTTGGTGCAATCGCAGAAGAATGTATATCAGAATTCCGAAAATAATGGCACACGTGCAGCGCCTAGCACAACGCCTATTAAATTATTACAACCAGTTAATTCACTGATTGATGATTCGTTCGATTTTCTAAATACATCTACCGAAAAATCAACACAAAATGCgctgaataaaaattatctttacACAATGGTCGAAGACTCTGAGGGTAGTCAACGTCAGGCCACTGTAAATGGCACATATTTTAAAACGGGCACATACAATCCCATCAAAAAGGATGCTTTGCTTGTCGACCAAATAAACAATGTGACTACAAGTGTGACTAGCACATCCGCTACAAGCACGGCGACACAGCACTTGCTGGCTAACAATAATACGCTCGAACAGTATTTCGATGAACAAATTTCCGAATTTTGGCCACCAGCCACCGATGTGGATACTGCAGCAGCTGCTgagtatttgaaaattaaagaaaaaataccaCCAAATTGGTTAAGTTATGATATACGTGTGCTCGAGCAAAATTTAACGGAATTTTCTAACGATTACGATCCAAATGCACCGCCGCGTCCGTTGGGTAAGGATCTCATCGATAAATTGAATGTGATGATTGAGCGTCTGATGTCAATGAAACATGCAGAAttgtttttcaaattacaaTTTACCAAAAGTTAT TTCCCTGAATTCATGGCAAAGCATAAACACGATTTTATGGATGTACGCTCCATAATACTCAAGTGTCAAGTGGGTGGTTACCAGCATATTTTCGAAGTTGTACACGATGTTAAGAAAATAATGCACACTGGCAAGGAATATTTAAAG TTTAATGTCGACAGCAAATTGCAGAAATCAATTAGTGCGTTTGAAAGCGAATTCAATAAATTACTTAGTGAACCACCTTTTGAGAATTATCAATTCGAGCATATTACCGGTGAACCCAAAGAGATGCTCTACAACTGTCGCAATAAATAG
- the Scgalpha gene encoding epsilon-sarcoglycan isoform X2, producing MLTENLFLYTPIVVLMLLLACCHTTAGMEQAAVGELFSYKIEPLLFNWTHQVISEQFRYRVSLKGYADLPSWLRYKYSHEYHAGFLYGTPTDRLADKTVHLDIVALNKQNYETRAVKLSIFVAQKLPSLNIIQMKIDNLNWVHLMDPGRVENLRNIFRKDLWPESENDLCIVFMESAVNMGGRLPLRPQQREGVFVHLGSSAQFSPRIKELQEEVRPLYKLSTCTYKRTSVQKVFENAGFKLDWCAFKTVGADISPEILFHNYGHKSHHDNFKRNDRWLGVAREDVPDRNYIDEFAFAFAIPSMIFAILLGILSAALCFQHEKFETSSAYQPATSTVQMVQCSDNNTDQPVTTLKSLKDPNCLLDNISMRSHSPNNSYYQTDSASNTYLRPKPPPYKGGTLNRNGVDI from the exons ATGCTgacagaaaatttatttttatatacgccCATAGTTGTGCTAATGCTATTGTTGGCTTGTTGCCACACAACCGCTGGCATGGAACAGGCAGCTGTGGGTGAATTATTCTCCTATAAAATTGAACCTTTGCTCTTCAATTGGACGCATCAGGTTATCAGCGAACAATTTCGTTATCGGGTCTCATTGAAGGGCTACGCAGATTTACCATCGTGGCTGCGCTACAAATATAGTCATGAATATCATGCAGGTTTTCTTTATGGCACACCAACTGACCGTTTGGCAGATAAAACCGTGCACTTGGATATTGTGGCATTGAATAAGCAAAATTATGAGACGCGCGCGGTTAAGTTGTCTATATTTGTGGCACAAAAATTGCCATCgctaaatataatacaaatgaaAATTGACAATTTGAATTGGGTGCATCTGATGGATCCGGGACGTGTTGAGAATTTGCGAAATATATTCCGAAAAGATTTGTGGCCAGAAAGTGAAAACGATTTGTGTATAGTTTTCATGGAATCGGCGGTGAATATGGGTGGGCGTTTACCATTGCGACCGCAGCAACGCGAGGG TGTTTTTGTACATCTTGGCAGCTCTGCCCAATTTTCTCCACGCATTAAAGAATTGCAAGAGGAGGTACGACCACTTTATAAGCTGAGCACTTGCACCTATAAACGCACATCTGTGCAAAAGGTATTCGAGAATGCCGGTTTCAAATTGGATTGGTGTGCCTTTAAGACAGTAGGCGCTGATATATCACCGGAAATACTTTTTCACAATTACGGGCACAAAAGTCATCATGACAATTTCAAACGTAATGACCGTTGGTTGGGCGTTGCACGTGAGGATGTGCCAGATCGCAATTATATAGATGAGTTTGCTTTCGCTTTTGCGATTCCTAGTATGATTTTCGCCATACTTTTGGGTATATTGTCAGCGGCACTTTGCTTCCAACATGAAAAATT TGAAACGTCATCAGCATATCAGCCTGCAACCTCAACTGTGCAAATGGTGCAATGTTCAGATAACAACACAGATCAGCCAGTCACAACTTTAAAAAGCTTGAAGGATCCCAATtgcttattggataatattagTATGCGGTCACATAG CCCCAACAATAGTTACTATCAAACCGACAGTGCATCCAACACATACTTACGACCAAAGCCTCCGCCGTACAAGGGTGGCACTTTAAATCGTAATGGCGTGGATATATGA
- the Scgalpha gene encoding epsilon-sarcoglycan isoform X1, translating into MLTENLFLYTPIVVLMLLLACCHTTAGMEQAAVGELFSYKIEPLLFNWTHQVISEQFRYRVSLKGYADLPSWLRYKYSHEYHAGFLYGTPTDRLADKTVHLDIVALNKQNYETRAVKLSIFVAQKLPSLNIIQMKIDNLNWVHLMDPGRVENLRNIFRKDLWPESENDLCIVFMESAVNMGGRLPLRPQQREGVFVHLGSSAQFSPRIKELQEEVRPLYKLSTCTYKRTSVQKVFENAGFKLDWCAFKTVGADISPEILFHNYGHKSHHDNFKRNDRWLGVAREDVPDRNYIDEFAFAFAIPSMIFAILLGILSAALCFQHEKLDDRNSEFFFENIFHICEESCEKENVYDSDEVESETSSAYQPATSTVQMVQCSDNNTDQPVTTLKSLKDPNCLLDNISMRSHSPNNSYYQTDSASNTYLRPKPPPYKGGTLNRNGVDI; encoded by the exons ATGCTgacagaaaatttatttttatatacgccCATAGTTGTGCTAATGCTATTGTTGGCTTGTTGCCACACAACCGCTGGCATGGAACAGGCAGCTGTGGGTGAATTATTCTCCTATAAAATTGAACCTTTGCTCTTCAATTGGACGCATCAGGTTATCAGCGAACAATTTCGTTATCGGGTCTCATTGAAGGGCTACGCAGATTTACCATCGTGGCTGCGCTACAAATATAGTCATGAATATCATGCAGGTTTTCTTTATGGCACACCAACTGACCGTTTGGCAGATAAAACCGTGCACTTGGATATTGTGGCATTGAATAAGCAAAATTATGAGACGCGCGCGGTTAAGTTGTCTATATTTGTGGCACAAAAATTGCCATCgctaaatataatacaaatgaaAATTGACAATTTGAATTGGGTGCATCTGATGGATCCGGGACGTGTTGAGAATTTGCGAAATATATTCCGAAAAGATTTGTGGCCAGAAAGTGAAAACGATTTGTGTATAGTTTTCATGGAATCGGCGGTGAATATGGGTGGGCGTTTACCATTGCGACCGCAGCAACGCGAGGG TGTTTTTGTACATCTTGGCAGCTCTGCCCAATTTTCTCCACGCATTAAAGAATTGCAAGAGGAGGTACGACCACTTTATAAGCTGAGCACTTGCACCTATAAACGCACATCTGTGCAAAAGGTATTCGAGAATGCCGGTTTCAAATTGGATTGGTGTGCCTTTAAGACAGTAGGCGCTGATATATCACCGGAAATACTTTTTCACAATTACGGGCACAAAAGTCATCATGACAATTTCAAACGTAATGACCGTTGGTTGGGCGTTGCACGTGAGGATGTGCCAGATCGCAATTATATAGATGAGTTTGCTTTCGCTTTTGCGATTCCTAGTATGATTTTCGCCATACTTTTGGGTATATTGTCAGCGGCACTTTGCTTCCAACATGAAAAATT agaTGATCGAAACTCTGAGTTTttctttgagaatatttttcatatttgtgaAGAGTCATGCGAAAAGGAAAATGTTTATGACTCCGACGAAGTGGAAAg TGAAACGTCATCAGCATATCAGCCTGCAACCTCAACTGTGCAAATGGTGCAATGTTCAGATAACAACACAGATCAGCCAGTCACAACTTTAAAAAGCTTGAAGGATCCCAATtgcttattggataatattagTATGCGGTCACATAG CCCCAACAATAGTTACTATCAAACCGACAGTGCATCCAACACATACTTACGACCAAAGCCTCCGCCGTACAAGGGTGGCACTTTAAATCGTAATGGCGTGGATATATGA